A window of Candidatus Pantoea floridensis contains these coding sequences:
- a CDS encoding ogr/Delta-like zinc finger family protein, which produces MLSRETRRSYHQCTNMLCGQSFTTLESVENYLNNVTPSAKAHIIPAGAFPRSNYGENQLSLTL; this is translated from the coding sequence ATGCTCAGCAGAGAAACACGTCGCAGCTATCACCAGTGCACGAACATGCTGTGCGGGCAGTCATTCACTACTCTGGAGAGCGTAGAAAATTACCTCAACAATGTAACCCCTTCCGCCAAGGCACACATTATTCCCGCAGGTGCTTTTCCGCGTTCTAACTACGGTGAAAACCAGTTGAGTTTGACTCTTTGA
- a CDS encoding GpE family phage tail protein: protein MADIAVIFHWPPSAFDAMPVNELMEWHSRAVARSGSEE from the coding sequence ATCGCAGATATCGCCGTTATCTTTCACTGGCCACCGTCCGCATTTGATGCCATGCCTGTGAATGAGCTTATGGAATGGCATTCGCGTGCGGTAGCCCGTAGCGGAAGCGAAGAATGA
- the fieF gene encoding CDF family cation-efflux transporter FieF (FieF, a metal efflux transporter, is a member of the CDF (cation diffusion facilitator) family of transporters.), with the protein MDSSYAKLVNRAAVAATTLATLLLIVKIFAWWHTGSVSMLAALVDSLVDIAASLTNLLVVRYSLQPADDDHTFGHGKAESLAALAQSMFISGSALFLFLTGIQHLASPATLNAPLVGIVVTVVALFSTLVLVTFQRWVVRRTRSQAIRADMLHYQSDVVMNGAILVALGLSSYGFVRADALFALGIGIYILYNALRMGYDAVQALLDRALPEHETLEIIHVVTGWPGVRGAHALRTRQSGPTRFIQLHLEMEDQLPLVQAHQVADEIEQALLKKFPGSDVIIHQDPCSVVPGNQHGFFQG; encoded by the coding sequence ATGGATTCTTCCTATGCAAAATTAGTTAACCGGGCCGCTGTGGCGGCAACTACGCTGGCAACGTTGCTGCTGATTGTTAAAATTTTTGCCTGGTGGCATACCGGTTCGGTCAGTATGTTGGCGGCATTGGTGGATTCTTTGGTGGATATTGCGGCATCCCTGACTAACTTGCTGGTAGTGCGCTATTCGCTCCAGCCGGCCGATGACGATCATACTTTTGGTCACGGTAAAGCAGAGTCGCTGGCTGCACTGGCGCAGAGCATGTTTATTTCTGGCTCAGCGCTATTTCTTTTCCTGACGGGCATTCAGCATTTGGCATCACCAGCGACCTTAAACGCGCCGCTGGTAGGTATTGTGGTGACGGTGGTGGCACTGTTTTCAACCCTGGTTCTGGTGACCTTTCAACGGTGGGTGGTGCGGCGCACGCGGAGTCAGGCGATTCGTGCTGACATGCTGCACTATCAATCGGATGTCGTAATGAACGGCGCAATCCTGGTGGCTCTCGGCTTAAGCAGCTATGGTTTTGTGCGGGCGGATGCTTTGTTTGCGCTCGGCATCGGCATTTACATTCTCTATAACGCGTTGCGGATGGGGTATGATGCGGTACAGGCGCTATTAGATCGTGCCTTGCCAGAGCATGAAACGCTGGAGATTATTCACGTAGTGACCGGCTGGCCTGGGGTTCGTGGTGCCCATGCTCTACGCACGCGGCAATCTGGCCCCACGCGTTTTATTCAATTGCATCTGGAGATGGAAGATCAGCTACCTCTGGTGCAAGCGCATCAGGTAGCCGATGAAATTGAGCAAGCATTACTGAAGAAGTTTCCCGGCTCGGATGTGATTATCCATCAAGATCCCTGTTCTGTTGTGCCAGGAAACCAACACGGATTTTTTCAAGGTTAG
- the pfkA gene encoding 6-phosphofructokinase encodes MIKKIGVLTSGGDAPGMNAAIRGVVRSALSEGLEVFGVYDGYLGLYEDRMINLDRYSVSDMINRGGTFLGSARFPEFRNDEVRQTAIDNMKKRGIDALVVIGGDGSYMGAKRLTEMGFPCIGLPGTIDNDVAGTDYTIGYFTALETVVEAIDRLRDTSSSHQRISIVEVMGRYCGDLTLAAAIAGGCEFIVLPEIPYTREELVAEIKAGIAKGKKHAIVAITEHICDIDDLAHFIEAETKRETRATVLGHIQRGGAPCAYDRILASRMGSYSIELLLQGYGGRCVGIQNEKMVHHDIIDAIENMKRPFKRDWLDTAKKLY; translated from the coding sequence ATGATCAAAAAAATCGGAGTACTGACCAGCGGCGGTGACGCCCCAGGCATGAACGCAGCCATTCGCGGAGTTGTACGTTCCGCGCTGAGTGAAGGACTGGAAGTTTTTGGTGTTTACGACGGCTATCTGGGCTTGTATGAAGATCGCATGATCAATCTCGACCGCTACAGCGTGTCTGACATGATCAACCGCGGCGGCACCTTCCTTGGCTCCGCACGTTTCCCAGAATTCCGTAATGACGAAGTACGTCAGACCGCGATCGATAACATGAAAAAGCGCGGCATTGATGCGCTGGTGGTTATCGGCGGTGATGGTTCCTACATGGGGGCTAAGCGCCTGACCGAAATGGGTTTCCCATGCATCGGCTTACCGGGCACCATTGATAATGATGTAGCGGGCACTGATTACACCATCGGCTACTTCACTGCGCTGGAAACCGTGGTGGAAGCGATTGACCGTCTGCGTGATACCTCTTCTTCCCACCAGCGTATCTCTATCGTGGAAGTGATGGGTCGTTATTGCGGCGATTTGACGCTGGCGGCGGCCATCGCGGGTGGCTGTGAGTTCATTGTTCTGCCGGAAATTCCGTATACCCGTGAAGAGCTGGTTGCCGAAATCAAGGCTGGCATTGCCAAAGGTAAAAAGCACGCCATCGTCGCGATCACCGAGCACATCTGTGACATCGACGATCTTGCGCACTTCATCGAAGCAGAAACCAAACGCGAAACCCGCGCTACTGTGCTTGGCCACATCCAGCGTGGCGGTGCGCCTTGCGCGTATGACCGCATCCTCGCGTCCCGCATGGGTTCATACTCTATTGAACTGCTGTTGCAGGGTTACGGCGGTCGTTGCGTGGGTATTCAGAACGAAAAGATGGTGCATCACGATATCATCGACGCAATTGAAAACATGAAGCGTCCATTCAAACGCGACTGGCTGGATACCGCGAAAAAACTCTACTGA
- a CDS encoding sulfate ABC transporter substrate-binding protein: MNKWSIGVTLLLASTSVLAKDIQLLNVSYDPTRELYEQYNKAFSAHYKQETGDNVVIRQSHGGSGKQATSVINGIRADVVTLALQSDVDAIADRGRINKDWIKRLPDNSAPYTSTIVFLVRKGNPKGIHDWPDLIKPGVSVITPNPKTSGGARWNYLAAWGWALDQNHGDQAKAQAYVKSLFKNVEVQDSGARGATNTFVERGIGDVLIAWENEAYLAVNKLGKDKFEIVTPSESILAEPTVSVVDKVVDEQGTRKVAEDYLKYLYSPEGQTIAAENFYRPRDAAVAKKFADKFAPVKLFTIDSKFGGWTQAQKTHFADGGSYDQVMKP; this comes from the coding sequence ATGAATAAGTGGAGTATTGGTGTCACCTTGTTACTGGCCTCAACCAGTGTTCTGGCAAAGGATATTCAGCTGTTAAACGTCTCATACGATCCTACCCGTGAGCTGTACGAACAGTACAACAAAGCGTTTAGCGCACATTACAAGCAGGAAACCGGCGACAACGTGGTTATTCGCCAGTCGCACGGTGGTTCAGGTAAACAAGCGACTTCCGTGATCAATGGCATTCGTGCTGATGTGGTTACGCTGGCGCTGCAATCCGATGTGGATGCTATTGCTGACCGTGGTCGTATTAATAAAGATTGGATCAAACGCCTGCCGGATAACTCCGCCCCTTACACCTCAACCATCGTGTTCCTGGTCCGCAAAGGCAACCCGAAGGGCATTCATGATTGGCCAGATCTGATCAAACCGGGCGTTTCCGTTATCACACCAAACCCGAAAACCTCGGGTGGGGCACGCTGGAACTATCTGGCTGCATGGGGTTGGGCGCTGGATCAGAACCATGGCGATCAGGCCAAAGCGCAGGCTTACGTGAAGTCGCTGTTTAAGAACGTTGAAGTACAGGATTCTGGCGCACGTGGTGCGACCAATACCTTCGTTGAGCGCGGTATCGGCGACGTGCTGATTGCGTGGGAGAACGAAGCGTATCTGGCGGTCAATAAACTGGGCAAAGACAAGTTTGAAATCGTCACGCCAAGCGAATCGATCCTGGCTGAACCGACGGTTTCCGTGGTGGATAAAGTGGTAGATGAGCAAGGCACGCGTAAAGTGGCTGAAGACTATCTCAAGTATCTCTATTCACCAGAAGGCCAGACCATTGCCGCCGAGAATTTCTACCGTCCACGTGATGCAGCCGTGGCGAAGAAGTTTGCTGATAAATTCGCGCCGGTGAAACTGTTCACGATCGACAGCAAGTTTGGTGGCTGGACGCAAGCCCAGAAAACCCATTTCGCCGATGGCGGCAGTTACGACCAGGTGATGAAGCCTTAA
- a CDS encoding phage tail assembly protein, with protein sequence MGKVVLITPIIRKSGDVKEVSVTETMKHAGSLRGLKLYDVMMSDVDSLIKLLPRVTSPALTEAEVTMMDVRDFGALAKEVADFLAPSSETNTTEAADA encoded by the coding sequence ATGGGCAAGGTTGTTCTGATTACCCCGATTATCCGCAAAAGCGGCGATGTTAAAGAAGTCTCTGTCACCGAAACCATGAAACACGCGGGCTCACTGCGAGGCCTGAAGCTGTATGACGTGATGATGAGTGACGTTGACTCCCTCATTAAACTGCTGCCACGCGTGACCAGCCCGGCGTTGACTGAAGCCGAAGTGACCATGATGGACGTACGCGACTTTGGTGCCCTGGCGAAAGAGGTTGCTGATTTTTTAGCGCCGTCCTCGGAGACGAACACGACCGAAGCGGCAGACGCGTAA
- a CDS encoding TM2 domain-containing protein, which translates to MSGMVFCRGCGKEIHESAKACPHCGATQSTQTQGNKSRIAAALLAFFLGGFGVHKFYLGRVGQGLLYLIFCWTFIPAIIAFVEFILYLCSSDEDFARKYG; encoded by the coding sequence ATGTCTGGAATGGTTTTTTGCCGTGGTTGCGGTAAGGAAATTCACGAGTCTGCAAAGGCTTGCCCACACTGCGGTGCAACTCAATCAACTCAAACACAGGGAAATAAGAGCCGTATTGCAGCAGCGCTGCTGGCATTTTTCCTTGGAGGGTTTGGAGTTCATAAATTTTATTTAGGTCGAGTTGGTCAGGGGCTGCTTTATCTCATTTTCTGCTGGACGTTTATTCCAGCAATTATTGCCTTTGTCGAATTCATTCTATACCTGTGCTCTTCTGACGAAGACTTCGCCAGAAAGTATGGTTAA
- a CDS encoding phage tail tape measure protein: protein MTDRNLNIRVAFGAVNKLTSPASAAQKSAAALASQIRDTQSSLKGMERNASSFDRLSRAAQKTTQQLAEAKNKAKELRDSYGPAKQRTDEQTAALKQQSEAIRQLTRAQNEEQAKLGALSSSMVRHGIVLKTGASATDQISRRTGEYNRQLSEQQRRLAAVSRAQANYDRAKERRDSLTGGGIKAIAAGTVAIAPEVKVLMNYASMEDAMKDVAKQVNDLRDGNGQRTAQYYDLQKAIKAASEQLPLQNGAEDYAALVAGGARMGVSNGDDPWAKQKADLMSFATTAAMAATSFDLPAGELAENLGKIAGLYKIPTQNIEQLGDALNYLDDNAKSKGADIIDVLKRVGGIADKLDYRKAAALGSTFLTLGAEPEIAASATNAMVRELSIAKMQGGDFMAGLNALGLSADKIQKAMPVDAMGTIITVLEAANKLKDSDRTSVLTQIFGKEFGKNASTLANQLPELYRQLALVNGEAAKGSMRRESDINKDSISAQYLIAKAAMNNSFSSLGETLRGPALGIINYVTKVTQSFRAWVEANPAVVAVLMKTAAIIGVIIATLGALALAVGSVIVPIAAMRLSLTLLSGAGGFSGLAKLAGGAFRLMSGGFTGLVTMARGSLSLISGGFSGLGAVVKASVTAMAGDFSGFAAIGRGAISLLSGGFTMLLSPIGLIAAAIVGAGLLIWKYWEPIKAFFGGFFDGLLAGLAPVRQSFAALAPIFDGIGTAISGVWSWFKSLFEPVNASAETLKKCTEAGQTFGVVVGTAVSGVLSVILKVAEGIGWLLKKLGAIPEAANAAQEVANTMNAVAPAQPKAPVVYVWDAKQKKMVAQEWKPEPPPAVISAGQSAPQNGPAVTPPAKPPIPAPATPPGAVIAPPPGKVTYDSLKGTNPGKKKKSAADSATEVSAAARDPNKLGDIVFKDHPPVMPVVGDWREPTVNAGASSMAGITQRVGDMVRGIATWPTRALSAAMPVPITPAARSKPGGFNSAAINAAAGGDVFNLTMNFYESARMDEKSLATTLRRELDNLLRERDNRRRSQLRDRE, encoded by the coding sequence ATGACAGACCGTAACCTAAATATCCGCGTTGCCTTTGGCGCGGTAAACAAACTTACCAGCCCGGCCAGCGCTGCGCAGAAAAGCGCGGCTGCGCTGGCCTCCCAGATTCGTGACACTCAATCCTCACTGAAAGGCATGGAGCGCAACGCTTCAAGCTTTGACCGCCTGTCCCGCGCCGCGCAGAAGACCACACAACAGCTGGCTGAAGCCAAGAACAAAGCTAAAGAGCTGCGTGACAGCTACGGCCCAGCCAAACAGCGCACCGATGAACAGACCGCCGCACTCAAGCAGCAATCTGAAGCCATTCGCCAGCTGACGCGTGCGCAGAATGAAGAGCAGGCAAAGCTGGGCGCCCTCAGTTCTTCCATGGTTCGCCATGGCATCGTGCTGAAAACGGGTGCCAGCGCCACCGATCAAATCAGCCGTCGAACGGGTGAGTACAACCGACAGCTTTCCGAGCAGCAGCGCCGCCTGGCTGCGGTCAGCCGTGCCCAGGCTAATTACGATCGCGCCAAAGAGCGCCGCGACAGCCTGACCGGTGGCGGCATTAAAGCCATCGCCGCCGGCACAGTGGCTATTGCGCCTGAAGTCAAAGTGCTGATGAATTACGCCAGCATGGAAGACGCCATGAAGGATGTCGCCAAACAGGTTAATGACCTGCGGGACGGCAACGGCCAGCGCACGGCGCAATACTACGACCTGCAAAAAGCCATTAAGGCGGCCAGTGAGCAGCTTCCCCTTCAAAACGGTGCAGAAGACTACGCTGCGTTAGTGGCAGGTGGCGCACGTATGGGCGTATCGAACGGCGATGACCCATGGGCAAAACAAAAAGCAGACCTGATGAGCTTTGCCACAACCGCAGCCATGGCGGCAACTTCATTTGACCTCCCTGCCGGTGAGCTTGCGGAAAACCTCGGGAAAATAGCTGGCCTCTATAAAATCCCCACGCAAAACATTGAGCAGCTTGGCGATGCCCTGAACTACCTGGACGATAATGCCAAGTCTAAGGGTGCAGACATAATTGACGTTTTGAAACGCGTGGGCGGCATTGCCGACAAACTGGACTATAGAAAAGCCGCAGCACTGGGTTCTACTTTCCTGACGCTCGGTGCCGAGCCCGAAATTGCCGCCAGTGCAACAAATGCAATGGTGCGAGAACTTTCGATCGCCAAAATGCAGGGCGGCGATTTTATGGCAGGCCTCAATGCTTTGGGTCTGAGTGCAGATAAAATTCAGAAAGCGATGCCGGTTGATGCCATGGGCACAATCATCACCGTGCTTGAAGCGGCCAATAAGCTAAAAGACTCTGACCGTACATCTGTGCTTACTCAGATTTTTGGTAAGGAGTTCGGCAAAAACGCATCCACGTTAGCCAACCAACTCCCGGAGCTTTATAGGCAGCTTGCGCTGGTGAATGGAGAAGCCGCAAAAGGTTCAATGCGCCGCGAATCCGACATCAACAAAGATTCGATTTCAGCGCAGTATCTGATTGCTAAAGCGGCGATGAATAACAGCTTTAGCAGCCTGGGGGAAACCTTACGCGGCCCCGCACTGGGCATCATCAATTACGTTACCAAAGTCACGCAAAGCTTCCGCGCATGGGTTGAAGCTAACCCTGCGGTAGTCGCTGTACTCATGAAAACCGCAGCGATCATTGGCGTCATCATTGCCACCCTCGGCGCTCTTGCGCTGGCAGTGGGATCGGTCATCGTGCCGATTGCGGCGATGCGACTCAGCCTGACGCTGCTTAGCGGTGCCGGAGGATTCAGCGGGCTTGCTAAACTTGCCGGCGGCGCATTCCGCTTGATGTCTGGCGGCTTCACTGGCCTCGTGACAATGGCACGCGGATCACTCAGCCTCATCAGTGGTGGATTCAGCGGATTGGGTGCCGTGGTTAAAGCATCCGTCACCGCGATGGCCGGCGACTTTTCCGGCTTCGCCGCGATTGGGCGCGGTGCGATCAGCCTCCTGAGCGGTGGCTTTACCATGCTGCTTAGCCCCATCGGCCTGATTGCTGCCGCTATCGTGGGCGCTGGCCTGCTCATCTGGAAATACTGGGAGCCGATCAAAGCCTTCTTTGGCGGCTTCTTTGATGGCCTGCTGGCCGGGCTTGCGCCGGTGCGACAGTCATTCGCGGCGCTGGCCCCGATTTTTGACGGCATCGGCACGGCGATTTCCGGCGTGTGGAGCTGGTTTAAAAGCCTGTTTGAACCGGTCAACGCCTCAGCCGAAACCCTGAAGAAATGCACCGAAGCCGGCCAGACGTTTGGCGTGGTTGTGGGCACGGCGGTTTCCGGCGTGCTCAGTGTGATCCTGAAGGTGGCGGAAGGCATCGGCTGGCTGTTGAAAAAACTGGGCGCCATTCCTGAAGCGGCCAACGCTGCCCAGGAGGTTGCCAACACCATGAATGCTGTCGCGCCGGCACAGCCGAAAGCGCCAGTAGTTTACGTGTGGGACGCCAAGCAGAAAAAGATGGTCGCGCAGGAGTGGAAGCCAGAACCACCGCCGGCAGTAATTTCCGCAGGCCAGTCTGCGCCGCAAAACGGCCCTGCCGTTACGCCACCGGCTAAGCCACCGATCCCCGCGCCTGCCACACCGCCGGGTGCCGTAATTGCGCCACCTCCCGGCAAGGTCACTTACGACTCATTGAAGGGCACCAACCCCGGCAAAAAGAAAAAGAGCGCAGCCGACAGCGCCACGGAAGTCAGCGCAGCCGCCCGCGATCCCAACAAGCTCGGTGACATCGTCTTTAAAGACCATCCGCCGGTGATGCCGGTTGTGGGCGACTGGCGGGAGCCGACAGTAAACGCCGGCGCATCGAGCATGGCCGGAATTACCCAGCGCGTAGGCGATATGGTGCGCGGCATTGCGACATGGCCAACACGGGCACTTTCAGCCGCGATGCCCGTTCCGATCACACCTGCAGCAAGGTCAAAACCGGGCGGCTTTAACTCGGCAGCCATCAACGCGGCAGCTGGCGGCGATGTCTTCAACCTGACCATGAATTTTTACGAAAGCGCCAGGATGGATGAAAAGAGCCTGGCAACAACCCTCCGCCGCGAGCTGGATAACCTGCTGCGCGAGCGTGACAACCGCCGCCGCTCCCAGCTGCGTGACAGAGAATAG
- a CDS encoding phage major tail tube protein: MSLPKKLFLFNTFLNGLSFLGQAEELSTPKLTRKMEEYQGGGMVGAASVFLGFEAGALDMELTMGGLSIEVLKTYGANIDGTQLRFAGSYSDDATGETVACEIQTRGRVTEMDWGSAKQGDNTQHKYTLKNTYCKITVGGDELFEIDLLNMIWKVDGTDMLAEHRANIGL, from the coding sequence ATGTCATTACCCAAAAAACTATTTCTGTTTAACACCTTCCTGAACGGCCTGAGCTTTCTCGGCCAGGCTGAAGAGCTGAGCACACCAAAGCTCACACGCAAGATGGAGGAATATCAGGGCGGCGGCATGGTTGGCGCAGCGTCTGTATTCCTTGGCTTTGAAGCCGGCGCACTGGATATGGAACTCACCATGGGCGGCCTCTCAATCGAGGTGCTGAAAACCTACGGTGCCAACATCGACGGGACACAGCTGCGATTTGCCGGCTCGTACTCCGATGACGCCACCGGTGAGACCGTCGCCTGTGAAATTCAGACACGCGGGCGCGTGACTGAAATGGACTGGGGATCAGCCAAGCAGGGTGATAACACTCAGCACAAATACACGCTGAAAAACACCTACTGCAAGATAACCGTAGGCGGCGATGAATTGTTTGAAATCGACCTACTTAACATGATCTGGAAGGTTGACGGCACTGACATGCTGGCTGAGCACCGCGCCAATATCGGTCTTTGA
- a CDS encoding phage tail sheath subtilisin-like domain-containing protein has protein sequence MSDTYHHGVKTTETTDLSTLIRDIDTSTIGVVCIADDADATTFPLNTPVLVTRVSSVLGKAGKKGTLYTTLKAISDQASPKVIVIRVPDATTYVPADGEAAPTQEQLIIGGVNAAGRYEGMFALLSAPASVGETPRVLAVPGLDSEAVAAQLGVIAEKLRAFAYVSAYNCNTIAEAKAYRETFAQRELMIIWPSFIAYNSASAKNETIPATAYAIGLRAKIDAEQGWHKTISNVVVNNVLGISADVYWSLQGTDTDADELNSNGITTLIKRGGFRFWGSRTCDAETYTFESYTRTAQIMADMIAEAHFGYIDKPLTPSLVKDIIDGINQKGSALVTAGRLLGFSCWYDKNDNATGDLRDGKLKIRYKYTPVPPLEQLGLVQEFTDEYFAVFDQLAA, from the coding sequence ATGAGCGACACTTATCACCACGGCGTGAAGACGACGGAAACCACCGACCTCAGCACGCTAATCCGTGATATCGACACATCAACCATTGGTGTGGTCTGTATCGCGGATGACGCAGACGCGACAACGTTCCCGCTTAACACGCCGGTTCTTGTTACCCGCGTGAGCAGCGTACTCGGCAAAGCCGGAAAAAAAGGCACGCTGTATACCACCCTGAAAGCCATTTCTGACCAGGCGAGCCCGAAGGTTATCGTTATCCGCGTGCCGGATGCTACAACCTATGTGCCGGCTGATGGCGAAGCTGCACCTACGCAGGAACAGCTGATCATCGGCGGTGTTAACGCTGCTGGCCGCTATGAAGGCATGTTTGCGCTGCTTTCTGCACCGGCAAGCGTTGGCGAAACGCCGCGCGTGCTGGCCGTTCCGGGACTGGATTCCGAAGCGGTTGCCGCACAGCTGGGCGTCATTGCGGAAAAGCTCCGCGCGTTCGCCTATGTCAGCGCTTACAACTGCAACACCATCGCCGAAGCAAAAGCCTATCGTGAGACATTTGCGCAGCGTGAACTGATGATCATCTGGCCGTCATTCATCGCTTATAACTCTGCGAGCGCCAAAAACGAAACCATTCCCGCCACCGCATACGCTATCGGCCTGCGCGCAAAAATTGACGCTGAGCAGGGCTGGCACAAGACAATTTCTAACGTGGTTGTGAATAACGTGCTGGGTATTTCCGCTGATGTGTACTGGTCGCTTCAGGGCACAGACACGGATGCAGACGAACTTAACAGCAACGGCATCACCACGCTGATTAAGCGCGGCGGGTTCCGCTTCTGGGGTTCGCGTACCTGTGACGCCGAAACCTACACGTTTGAAAGCTATACCCGCACCGCGCAGATCATGGCCGACATGATTGCTGAAGCGCACTTTGGCTACATCGATAAGCCGCTTACGCCATCACTGGTGAAAGACATTATCGACGGCATCAATCAGAAAGGTTCAGCGCTGGTTACTGCGGGGCGCTTGCTGGGCTTCAGCTGCTGGTATGACAAAAACGATAACGCCACGGGCGATCTGCGCGATGGCAAGCTGAAGATTCGCTACAAATATACGCCGGTTCCGCCGCTTGAGCAGCTGGGTCTGGTACAGGAATTCACCGATGAATACTTTGCGGTATTCGATCAGCTTGCGGCGTAA
- a CDS encoding phage late control D family protein, whose protein sequence is MLNILDDDLTPRPAYRLTIDGEVSANLDARLMSLTHTDNRGFEADRVELTIDDSDGLVSMPARGAKVSVAFGWQGQALVSKGEFVVDEVSHQGPPDRLIVTARSADFRDDFNVKREYSWHNVSVGDVVSAIAGRYGLKPAVSVTLKDIAIDHADQTSESDISFLTRMAQMLGAVATVKNGALLFIVPGKGVSASGRVLPAITINRASGDSHSFRVADRDAYTGVQAYWLDLNFGQKKPTTVKRRRKKKKVQTAPASSKKEGDYVEGAEGNVFVMRQTYKTERAARRAAAAKWNELQRGAAEFNITLARGRADLFPELHANVSGFKPTIDAADWVIKRVNNTIDENGFITGLELEVRITDWDAEQSDENSE, encoded by the coding sequence ATGCTGAATATTCTGGATGACGATTTAACACCGCGACCTGCTTACCGGCTGACGATTGATGGCGAAGTGTCCGCGAATCTTGATGCGCGTCTGATGTCGCTGACGCACACCGATAACCGAGGGTTTGAAGCTGATCGCGTTGAACTGACCATTGATGATTCTGACGGTCTGGTATCGATGCCGGCGCGAGGTGCAAAGGTCTCAGTAGCATTTGGCTGGCAGGGTCAGGCGCTGGTCAGCAAAGGGGAGTTTGTCGTTGATGAAGTGTCGCATCAAGGGCCGCCTGACCGGCTGATCGTCACTGCACGCAGCGCAGATTTTCGCGATGATTTTAACGTTAAGCGTGAGTACAGCTGGCACAACGTGAGTGTGGGTGATGTGGTCTCCGCCATCGCCGGGCGTTATGGGCTGAAGCCGGCTGTGAGCGTGACGCTCAAGGATATTGCTATTGACCACGCTGACCAGACCAGTGAGTCAGATATCAGTTTTCTCACGCGTATGGCGCAAATGCTGGGTGCGGTTGCCACTGTAAAAAACGGCGCATTGTTATTTATCGTGCCGGGTAAGGGAGTATCCGCCAGCGGGCGCGTGCTGCCGGCCATTACCATTAACCGCGCCAGCGGTGACAGTCATTCATTCCGGGTGGCAGACAGGGATGCTTATACCGGCGTGCAGGCTTACTGGCTTGATCTCAATTTCGGGCAGAAAAAGCCCACTACGGTTAAGCGCCGGCGTAAAAAGAAAAAGGTGCAGACCGCGCCCGCTTCCAGCAAGAAAGAGGGTGACTATGTCGAGGGTGCTGAAGGTAACGTGTTCGTGATGCGCCAGACGTATAAAACCGAACGGGCTGCCCGGCGCGCAGCTGCGGCAAAATGGAATGAGCTTCAGAGAGGTGCGGCGGAATTTAATATCACCCTGGCACGCGGGCGCGCGGATCTGTTTCCCGAGCTGCACGCCAACGTGTCAGGTTTTAAACCTACGATTGATGCCGCTGACTGGGTGATAAAACGGGTGAATAACACTATCGATGAAAACGGCTTTATAACCGGGCTAGAACTGGAAGTGCGGATTACCGACTGGGATGCTGAGCAGTCTGATGAAAATTCTGAATAG
- a CDS encoding CDP-diacylglycerol diphosphatase, which translates to MQGSHRTLKLLTALLVLLIVGLIGGALHLQKNSDALWQIISEKCVPNMAASGKPAPCQQVNTAQGYVTLKDLNGPLQYLLMPIEKITGMESPIILNPATPNLFADAWQQRVLLAQKRGAPIADSALSLAINAQYGRTQNQLHIHISCLRPDVRQQLDTLAPRLNAQWQNETLLKHRYWVRTLSTAELAQQSAFIRLADEVPNARREMGKYGMALAQLPDGRLALLALERNWLKLNRGSAEELQDHQCRIL; encoded by the coding sequence ATGCAGGGCAGTCATCGTACCCTGAAGTTGCTTACCGCATTATTGGTGCTGTTGATTGTTGGACTGATCGGCGGTGCCCTTCACCTACAGAAAAACAGCGATGCCTTATGGCAGATCATTAGCGAGAAATGCGTGCCGAATATGGCAGCCAGCGGCAAACCTGCGCCTTGCCAACAGGTGAATACCGCCCAGGGTTACGTCACGCTGAAAGATCTCAATGGTCCATTGCAGTATCTGCTGATGCCGATAGAAAAAATCACCGGCATGGAAAGCCCCATCATTCTCAATCCCGCAACGCCGAATCTGTTTGCCGATGCCTGGCAACAGCGTGTTTTGCTCGCGCAGAAGCGCGGCGCACCCATTGCTGACAGCGCGCTGTCGCTGGCGATCAATGCGCAATATGGGCGCACGCAGAATCAGCTGCATATTCATATTTCCTGCCTGCGACCGGATGTCCGTCAGCAGCTGGATACACTGGCCCCAAGACTTAATGCGCAGTGGCAGAACGAAACGCTGCTGAAACATCGCTATTGGGTGCGAACGCTTTCTACGGCGGAGTTGGCGCAGCAAAGTGCTTTTATTCGTCTGGCGGATGAAGTGCCTAACGCACGTAGGGAAATGGGCAAATATGGCATGGCGCTGGCACAACTGCCGGATGGGCGCTTAGCGCTGCTGGCACTGGAACGTAACTGGTTGAAGTTGAACCGCGGTTCAGCGGAAGAGTTGCAGGATCATCAATGCAGGATCTTGTAG